One stretch of Numenius arquata chromosome 8, bNumArq3.hap1.1, whole genome shotgun sequence DNA includes these proteins:
- the LOC141466973 gene encoding cytochrome P450 4B1-like isoform X2 codes for MKLSWLGVDVSRVLHLAAVFCLTCVLLKAIQLYHRRRELLRALADFPGHPTHWLFGHVHEEESLEKVEIWAQKYPYAHPVWFGSFSAFLIVTDPDYAKALLARGDPKDNISYKHLVPWIGNGLLILHGPKWHQHRKLLTPGFHYDVLKPYVALMAESTNVMLDKWEQLITDGKPVELFEHVSLMTLDSIMKCAFSCHSNCQTNRKNTYIQAVYDLCHLVNQRLRIFPYHNDIIYWLSPHGYRFRKFCQLAHDHTDKVIHERKESLKDEQEFEKMQKKRHLDFLDILLCAKDENGAGLSDEDLRAEVDTFMFEGHDTTASGISWLLYCLASHPDHQARCREEIQGILGDRETLQWEDLGKMTYSTMCIKESLRLYPPVPGVSRQLNKPITFPDGRTLPEGSVAAISIYFIHRNPAVWKDPSVFDPLRFSPENVSGRHSHAFLPFSAGSRNCIGQQFAMNEMKVALALTLLRFELSPDPAKPPCKIPRIILRSKNGIHLYLKKIR; via the exons ATGAAGCTCTCCTGGCTGGGGGTGGATGTCTCCCGGGTGCTGCACTTGGCCGCCGTCTTCTGCCTGACCTGCGTGCTGCTGAAGGCCATCCAGCTGTACCACCGCCGGCGGGAGCTGCTGAGGGCGCTGGCCGACTTCCCCGGCCACCCGACGCACTGGCTCTTCGGGCACGTCCACGAG GAGGAGTCACTGGAAAAGGTGGAGATCTGGGCACAGAAGTACCCATACGCTCACCCTGTCTGGTTTGGGAGTTTCTCGGCATTCCTGATTGTCACCGATCCCGACTATGCCAAGGCTCTGTTGGCCAGAGGAG ATCCCAAGGATAACATCAGCTATAAACACCTTGTCCCATGGATCG GGAACGGGTTGCTGATCTTACATGGGCCGAAATGGCACCAACATCGAAAACTCCTGACTCCGGGGTTTCATTACGACGTCTTGAAACCGTATGTGGCCCTGATGGCAGAGTCTACTAACGTGATGCTG GATAAATGGGAACAGCTGATCACAGACGGGAAACCGGTGGAGCTCTTTGAGCATGTCAGCTTGATGACTCTCGATAGCATCATGAAATGTGCCTTCAGTTGTCACAGCAACTGCCAGACCAACAG GAAAAACACCTACATCCAGGCCGTCTACGACCTATGCCACCTGGTGAACCAGCGCCTCCGCATCTTCCCCTACCACAACGACATCATTTACTGGCTCAGCCCCCATGGATATCGGTTCAGGAAGTTCTGCCAGCTCGCTCACGACCACACAG ACAAGGTGATCCATGAGCGGAAAGAGTCCCTTAAAGATGAACAGGAGTTTGAAAAGATGCAgaagaagaggcatttggactTCTTGGACATTCTGCTGTGTGCCAAA GATGAGAATGGAGCTGGACTGTCCGATGAGGACCTACGTGCCGAGGTGGACACGTTCATGTTTGAGGGCCACGATACGACAGCCAGTGGGATCTCCTGGCTGTTGTACTGCCTGGCGTCACACCCCGACCACCAGGCACGGTGCCGGGAGGAGATCCAGGGGATCCTGGGGGACCGAGAGACGCTTCAGTG GGAGGACCTGGGCAAGATGACTTACAGCACCATGTGCATCAAAGAGAGCCTTCGCCTTTACCCACCAGTGCCTGGCGTCTCCCGGCAGCTCAACAAACCCATCACCTTCCCTGATGGACGCACCTTGCCTGAAG GCAGCGTTGCTGCGATAAGCATTTATTTCATTCACAGAAACCCTGCGGTATGGAAAGACCCTTCG GTGTTTGACCCTTTGCGGTTTTCCCCGGAGAACGTCTCTGGCAGACACTCTCACgcctttctgcctttttctgctGGATCGAG GAACTGCATTGGGCAGCAGTTTGCCATGAATGAGATGAAGGTGGCGCTGGCCCTGACCCTGCTCCGCTTCGAGCTCTCGCCCGACCCCGCCAAGCCTCCCTGCAAAATACCTCGCATCATCCTTCGCTCCAAGAATGGGATTCACCTGTATCTAAAGAAAATCCGCTGA
- the LOC141466973 gene encoding cytochrome P450 4B1-like isoform X1, translating into MKLSWLGVDVSRVLHLAAVFCLTCVLLKAIQLYHRRRELLRALADFPGHPTHWLFGHVHEFLKEEESLEKVEIWAQKYPYAHPVWFGSFSAFLIVTDPDYAKALLARGDPKDNISYKHLVPWIGNGLLILHGPKWHQHRKLLTPGFHYDVLKPYVALMAESTNVMLDKWEQLITDGKPVELFEHVSLMTLDSIMKCAFSCHSNCQTNRKNTYIQAVYDLCHLVNQRLRIFPYHNDIIYWLSPHGYRFRKFCQLAHDHTDKVIHERKESLKDEQEFEKMQKKRHLDFLDILLCAKDENGAGLSDEDLRAEVDTFMFEGHDTTASGISWLLYCLASHPDHQARCREEIQGILGDRETLQWEDLGKMTYSTMCIKESLRLYPPVPGVSRQLNKPITFPDGRTLPEGSVAAISIYFIHRNPAVWKDPSVFDPLRFSPENVSGRHSHAFLPFSAGSRNCIGQQFAMNEMKVALALTLLRFELSPDPAKPPCKIPRIILRSKNGIHLYLKKIR; encoded by the exons ATGAAGCTCTCCTGGCTGGGGGTGGATGTCTCCCGGGTGCTGCACTTGGCCGCCGTCTTCTGCCTGACCTGCGTGCTGCTGAAGGCCATCCAGCTGTACCACCGCCGGCGGGAGCTGCTGAGGGCGCTGGCCGACTTCCCCGGCCACCCGACGCACTGGCTCTTCGGGCACGTCCACGAG TTTCTCAAGGAGGAGGAGTCACTGGAAAAGGTGGAGATCTGGGCACAGAAGTACCCATACGCTCACCCTGTCTGGTTTGGGAGTTTCTCGGCATTCCTGATTGTCACCGATCCCGACTATGCCAAGGCTCTGTTGGCCAGAGGAG ATCCCAAGGATAACATCAGCTATAAACACCTTGTCCCATGGATCG GGAACGGGTTGCTGATCTTACATGGGCCGAAATGGCACCAACATCGAAAACTCCTGACTCCGGGGTTTCATTACGACGTCTTGAAACCGTATGTGGCCCTGATGGCAGAGTCTACTAACGTGATGCTG GATAAATGGGAACAGCTGATCACAGACGGGAAACCGGTGGAGCTCTTTGAGCATGTCAGCTTGATGACTCTCGATAGCATCATGAAATGTGCCTTCAGTTGTCACAGCAACTGCCAGACCAACAG GAAAAACACCTACATCCAGGCCGTCTACGACCTATGCCACCTGGTGAACCAGCGCCTCCGCATCTTCCCCTACCACAACGACATCATTTACTGGCTCAGCCCCCATGGATATCGGTTCAGGAAGTTCTGCCAGCTCGCTCACGACCACACAG ACAAGGTGATCCATGAGCGGAAAGAGTCCCTTAAAGATGAACAGGAGTTTGAAAAGATGCAgaagaagaggcatttggactTCTTGGACATTCTGCTGTGTGCCAAA GATGAGAATGGAGCTGGACTGTCCGATGAGGACCTACGTGCCGAGGTGGACACGTTCATGTTTGAGGGCCACGATACGACAGCCAGTGGGATCTCCTGGCTGTTGTACTGCCTGGCGTCACACCCCGACCACCAGGCACGGTGCCGGGAGGAGATCCAGGGGATCCTGGGGGACCGAGAGACGCTTCAGTG GGAGGACCTGGGCAAGATGACTTACAGCACCATGTGCATCAAAGAGAGCCTTCGCCTTTACCCACCAGTGCCTGGCGTCTCCCGGCAGCTCAACAAACCCATCACCTTCCCTGATGGACGCACCTTGCCTGAAG GCAGCGTTGCTGCGATAAGCATTTATTTCATTCACAGAAACCCTGCGGTATGGAAAGACCCTTCG GTGTTTGACCCTTTGCGGTTTTCCCCGGAGAACGTCTCTGGCAGACACTCTCACgcctttctgcctttttctgctGGATCGAG GAACTGCATTGGGCAGCAGTTTGCCATGAATGAGATGAAGGTGGCGCTGGCCCTGACCCTGCTCCGCTTCGAGCTCTCGCCCGACCCCGCCAAGCCTCCCTGCAAAATACCTCGCATCATCCTTCGCTCCAAGAATGGGATTCACCTGTATCTAAAGAAAATCCGCTGA